DNA sequence from the Penicillium psychrofluorescens genome assembly, chromosome: 3 genome:
CGTGTTCGACAAGGCGGGAAGAGATGCGCGTGCCAAGCGGGTGGAAATGGGAGTCACTGGACGACGATGCCAAGGATCGGTCGGGCGAGTTCCCTGGTGTTGACGCTCGAAACGGTCGACGTCTTTGCACCAAGATCTCCACCGCTCCATGGATGCGGGCGTGATTAAGACCTCGTCCGGAACGATCACCAAGCCATGATCCCAGGCAAAGTCCTTGGCACCCTCTCCAACGAGGAAGTTGGGCGGCACCCTCTGCATGCCCAGTGGCTCATGGGCGTGTTCGAAAATCTTCCGGGCCAACATGATTGGATTCTTGACATCTGCAAGCCAGCAGATCAgccagggaagaagaagctggttAATATCAAACTTACTGGGGACGGCTCCAACGGCACCGCTGCGGCCCCAATGATCAACTATGGAGGCGTCGCATTCAACACCTCCCTTGACGTTCAAGTTGCTGCCATATCCAGCATTCGTGATCGGGGCATCTTCAAGAACCATGATGGCCACTTCGACAGCGTCAACGGCTGTGCCGCCATTTCTCAGGAACGCCATCGCAGCTTTGGCGGCACTGAGACCTTATAAGTACCCCAAAGTAAACAAATGATGAAAAAATGTCCGACTTACTTTTCACAGGCCTTGAGGTGCTTCCTCTCATTTTCGACGCTATGAAAGCCCGCCCCGgcatggatgaagatggcacAGATCTCGTCCTTTTTCTGGACActggccatgatggagaTGTTTGGAGTCAGGCGTGTAGACCTGGAGTGAAAGAGATGTGGTGGATAAGGGAAATGAAAGCACGCTTGAGCGAGCACACGGTAAGAGTTAAGCGATGGGCGAGCAGTCACCGAGAATCCAGCGTCGTAATCGGTACGGATAGATCTCTGAATGCTGCGGGCCAGCCAACTTGCCACCGGCGATTCGTACAGCGTCTCCGGGGGAATCGAATAACAATAACAGCAAAACGAGTGTGGGAAGCCAGACTGAGCCGACCAAAAGaatagaagaagaataggatggggaagagagagggtaGTGAAGGAcgtgggagaaggtgagaaAATCAGAAAGATAGTGTGTGGTGTAGGAAGGAAGCCGCGCCTGCCATGCTGGGGGGTTGTTTGTAGCAAACACGGTCAAGAATCGGCAGGAGCACAGCTTTTTGATAGACCGATCCAGTCTCATACTCTTTCGAGGCACATGACGTGAGTGAGTGAGCCGCCTTACTTAAGCCATTTGctgctcatcatccaccCCCCGCCTTGTCTGCCTATCTtgtctctctccctctgctTCATGCCACACCGGGCACACAACCCGATCAATTGATTTCATCTGCCAGTCCGATCTAAGTCTCTGTGGCCCTCTCGATTGCGACTGCTTCCAATTGTCGCTGACCGCCAtcccccctctccccaaCCCGCCATGGCGTCCCAAACACCGGCCGTTGTCATGGACAAGTAGGTGGAGCTGCTGAACACACCGTCCACGTGGGATTTCGAGATGCTAACATGTTTGATTTCTGCAGCGGCACCGGCTATTCGAAGCTCGGTAGGTGTCGCGGACCTGCTTACTCCCACCCAAGCTGACCATGTTGTGTTCACGCTAGGATTCGCCGGCAACGACTCCCCTTCCTTTGTCTTTCCGACCGCAATTGCCACCAAGtccggtgctggaggtggtggaagcTCCGGGAGCCGGCCGGCAGTTGGGAACAAGCCGTCGTTCTTGTcgagcggcggcggggccaGCTCGCACCTGTCTGGGAAGCGTGGAACCGAGGACCTGGACTTCTTTATTGGCGATGAGGCCCTAGCTGCAGGCAGTGGCCCCGGGTACGGTGTCAACTATCCCATCCGGCATGGACAGATTGAGAACTGGGACTATATGGAGCGGTTCTGGTCGAATTCCATCTTCAAGTACCTGCGTGTTGAGCCCGAGGATCACTACTTCTTGCTCACGGAGCCGGTAAGAAACGTCCATCCTTCCCATCTGTTATTCAGGCACTGATGTTCACTGCCACTTGTAGCCGCTGAACCCCCCGGAGAACCGTGAAAACACCGCCGAAATCATGTTCGAATCGTTCAACTGCGCCGGTCTTTACATTGCCGTGCAAGCAGTACTGGCACTTGCTGCATCGTGGACATCCTCCAAGGTAACCGACCGGTCACTGACAGGAACTGTGATTGACTCGGGTGACGGTGTCACGCACGTTATTCCCGTCGCCGAGGGATACGTCATTGGATCTTCGATCAAGAGCATACCCGTTGCCGGCCGAGACATCACCTATTTCGTGCAGAGCCTGCTGCGGGATCGCGGCGAGCCCGACAGCAGCTTGAAAACGGCcgagaaggtgaaggaggaGTACTGCTACGTGAGCCCGGATATCGTCAAGGAGTTTGCGCGCTACGACCGCGAGCCAGATCGCTTCCTGAAGCACACCGTCAACTCGCCCAACGGGCGCAGCATCTCCATCGATGTCGGTTACGAACGCTTCCTGGCCCCGGAAATCTTCTTCAATCCTGAAATCTACTCGTCCGATTTTCTGACCCCGCTGCCTaccgtcgtcgacggcgTCATCCAATCCTCGCCTATCGACGTCCGGCGAGGCCTCTACAAGAACATTGTGTTGTCTGGTGGTTCGACCCTCTACAAGGACTTTGGCCGCCGTCTTCAGCGCGACATCCGACACCTAGTCGATGCTCGTATCCGTGCCTCTGAGGCTCGCAGCGGTGGTGCCAAGAGTGGTGGTCTGGATGTGGCCGTTGTCACGCACAAGCGCCAGCGTCACGGCCCCTGGTTCGGAGGcagcctgctgggccagaCGCCTGAATTCCGGAGCTACTGCCACACCAAGGCCGAGTACGATGAAATCGGCCCCAGCATCGTGCGGAGATTCGCGCTGCTCGGTGGCCCGGGAACGTAGAGGAGGATCACCTCCAAGACTTTCGTCAGCCTGTGTAGCCCGCTCTCTGTTCATAGCCAATAGTTCATTTTTTCCCCCTGTGCTTTGTCGTCTCCGTGCTTCGTGGTCGTTCTAAAATGGTTCGGTGCCGTCTCTCAGCGTCTTGTATCGAGGTTATAGGTAGATATCTATATGGAACTTGATGTTAGTTCTATGCTGTGCTGCACTAAAAAACCAGTAGAAAATTGTATATTCAAAAGGGGATTTTCCTATAAGAACAAGATTCTATATGATCCTTTGATATATATTTGCATGATCTCCAACACAATAATCCAACCCACCCAATGAA
Encoded proteins:
- a CDS encoding uncharacterized protein (ID:PFLUO_005197-T1.cds;~source:funannotate) — its product is MASQTPAVVMDNGTGYSKLGFAGNDSPSFVFPTAIATKSGAGGGGSSGSRPAVGNKPSFLSSGGGASSHLSGKRGTEDLDFFIGDEALAAGSGPGYGVNYPIRHGQIENWDYMERFWSNSIFKYLRVEPEDHYFLLTEPPLNPPENRENTAEIMFESFNCAGLYIAVQAVLALAASWTSSKVTDRSLTGTVIDSGDGVTHVIPVAEGYVIGSSIKSIPVAGRDITYFVQSLLRDRGEPDSSLKTAEKVKEEYCYVSPDIVKEFARYDREPDRFLKHTVNSPNGRSISIDVGYERFLAPEIFFNPEIYSSDFLTPLPTVVDGVIQSSPIDVRRGLYKNIVLSGGSTLYKDFGRRLQRDIRHLVDARIRASEARSGGAKSGGLDVAVVTHKRQRHGPWFGGSLLGQTPEFRSYCHTKAEYDEIGPSIVRRFALLGGPGT